In Nocardioides daphniae, the DNA window TCTCGGGAGACGAGCCCGCCAGCTGACTGTCCGCGAGCAGCGCCGCGCTCCTCAGTTGTCCGCGAGCAGAGCCGCGCTCCTCAGTTGTCCGCGAGCAGAGCCGCGCCGACGATCCCCGCCCGGTTCTGCAGCGTCGCCGGCACGATCTCGGTCTCGATGTCGATCAGGTGGCCGAACTTCTCGAACGAGGCGCTGACCCCGCCACCGACGACGAAGAGGTCGGGGGAGAAGAGCCGCTCCACGGTCCGGTAGTAGACGGTCAGCCTCTTCGCCCACTCCTCGTACGACAGTCCCTCGGCCTTGTGCACCTTGGTCGACGCCCACTTCTCCGCGACGCGCCCGTCGATCTCCAGGTGGCCCAGCTCGACGTTGGGCACCAGCACCCCGTCGTTGAGCAGCGCGCTGCCGATGCCGGTGCCGAGCGTCGTCACCAGGACCACGCCGCTGCGCCCCTTGGCCGCACCCACCGCGGCCTCGGCCAGGCCTGCCGCGTCGGCGTCGTTGACCACGTGGACCTCGCGCCCGAGCCCCTCGGTGAGGAAGGCGTCGGCGTCGAAGTGCTGCCAGTCGGGGTGGATGTTGGGAGCCAGGCCCACGACGCCGTGCCGCACGATGCCGGGGACGGTCACGCCCACCGGGCCGGTGACCTCGGGGTGGTCGTCGAGCATCGAGCGGAAGATCTCCAGCACCGCCTCGGGCGTCGACGCCTCGGGGGTGTCGACCTTGGTCCGCTCGCTGGCGAAGTCGCCCGCCTCGAGGTCGACGGCGGCGCCCTTGATGCCCGTACCGCCGAAGTCGATGCCGAAACGGACCTGCGTCGTGTCGCTCATGGCGCCCATCCCAGCACGCCACGCCCCGCAGGTCGACAGGACCGGCCGGTCCTACCCGTCACAGGTCGCGGGTGAAGTGCTCCCCACCGGGGCGTACGCCGACCCCCGGGTCCGCGCCGTGACCTGTACGCCTGTCGTTGCGCAGCAGCAGGACGATCGCGAGCACCAGGCCGCCCCACAGGACGAGCATGGAGATGATCATCATGACGATCGAGACGGTGCTCATCGCTGATCGGTTCCTTCCACGGGACGGGTCGACCCGGTGGCACGGGCCTGCGCGGACGGGCCGGGGTCGAGGTGTGGAGGCGCCTCGTCGCCCGGGTCGTCGAGCGAGGTCTCCTTGCGCCACGGGATCGGCGCGAGGACGTAGCCGAGGACCATGACGGCGGCGGCCGCCCCCCACCCGAAGAGCGCGATCATCCAGGTCGGGTAGCCGCCGTAGGGCTCCTCGACGACGGCCTTGAAGGAGTCGAAGACCATGTAGGCGAGCGCCACCGGGACCAGGCCGCCCACCAGGAGGCGCCACCACAGCCGCAGCGGGACGGACCCGTGCACGTTGAGGTGCGTGCCCAGGCGGGGGAGCGCGCGCAACGACCAGGCGACCACGACCATCGAGACCGTGGCCACCAGCAGGATGCCGAACTGGTTGATGAAGTGGTCGAGGATGTCGAGCACGTAGAGGCCGCTCGCGGTGGAGAAGAAGACCAGGCTGATCACCGCGCAGGGCACGCTCACCACGGTGGCGGCCAGGCGGCGGGACAGGTCGAACTTGTCCCGGACCGCGGAGACCACGACCTCCAGCACCGAGACGAGTGACGTCAGGCCCGCGATCACCAGGGAGCCGAAGAAGAGCACGCCGATCAGCGCCCCGAGCGGTGCCTCGCTGATGATCGTGGGGAAGACGACGAACGCCAGCCCCACCCCGCCCTCCACGACGTCGCCGACCTCGGCCCCGTTGGCCTGGGCCAGGAAGCCCAGGGCCGCGAAGACTCCGATGCCGGCGAGCAGCTCGAAGCTGGAGTTGGCCAGTCCCACGACCGCACCCGAACCGGTCATGTCGGTGTCGCGGTCGACGTACGAGGAGTAGGTGATCATGATGCCGAAGCCGATCGACAGCGAGAAGAAGATCTGGCCGAAGGCAGCGGCCCACACGCCGGCATGGGTCAGCGTCTCCCAGTCGGGAGTGAAGAAGGCCTCCAGGCCCTCGGCGGCTCCCGGCAGGAAGAGCGCGCGCACCACCAGCGCCAGGAAGGCGACGATCAGCACCGGGATGCCGATCACCGAGGTGAGGCCGATGCCCTTCTCCACCCCGGCCACCATGATCACGATGACCGCGAGCCAGACCAGCAGCATCGGGACCAGCACTCCCGCGACCACGGTCAGGTCGACCCCGACCTCCCCGGCCTTGAGGAAGTCACCGAAGAAGAAGCCCTCGGGGTCGTCGCCCCACGACTGGTTGACCGAGAAGAACGTGTAACGCAGCGCCCACGCGAGCACGGCTGCGTAGTAGACGGCGATCATGAAGCAGATCCCGACCTGCCACCAGCCGAGCGCCTCGGAGGGGCGGCTGAGCCGGGCGAAGGAGAGCGGCGCCGACCCGCGGAACCGGTGCCCCAGCGCGTAGTCGAGGTAGAGGAACGGGATGCCCGCGCAGAAGAGCGCGACCAGGTAGGGGATCAGGAAGGCGCCGCCACCGTTCTCGTACGCGACGTACGGGAAGCGCCAGATGTTGCCCAGCCCGACGGCCGAGCCGATGGCGGCGAAGATGAAGACCTTGCGCGAGGAGAACGCTCCACGCTTGGCCCGTTCAGTCGTGGCTGCGTCCTGCGTCGCCATGGATCCTCCTGAGCGCTGGGGGTGTCCCGACCATCCCACGGCCGGGCCTCGGGCGGAAGCCTCCCCCGAGCGGGTGGAGTCCAACCAGCCCGTTCCCGGAGGGGGATCAGTCGAGCGGGTGGGCGACCTCGTCGGCCGGCATCCGGGCCCACAGCCAGAAGACGACGCACATGAGGGCGGGGGCCAACGCCGAGATCCAGAAGGTCTCGCGCACGCCGATCAGGTCGGAGAGCGGACCGACCAGGGCCATCGAGACCGGCATCAGCGAGATGGAGACGAAGAAGTCGAGCGAGGAGACGCGGCCGAGCAGCTCCGGCGGGACGCGTCGCTGCAGCAGCGTGCCCCAGATGACCGTGGGCGCTGCGAAGAAGATGCCGACGACGAAGGTGGCCAGCACGATCATCCAGATCTCGGTGGCCTCGGCGATCAGGATGAAGGGCAGGGAGCCGAAGCCCCAGCAGGCCATCATCACGGTGAGGTAGCGGCGCGGCATCCGGATCGAGGCCATCGCCAGGGAGCCGATCGCGCCACCGATGCCGAAGGCGCCCAGCACCCACGAGTGGTGGCTGGCGTCGCCCTCCAAGGTCGACTTGATGAAGACCGGCACGAGCACCTCGAGCGGCCCCATCAGGGCCAGCACGCTCAGGCAGGCGAAGACGAGCGTGGCCAGCAGCCACGGCGTACGCACCATGTAGCGCATGCCCTCGCCCATGTCGGTGAACGCCGAGCGCACGGGATGCCTCGCGTGCGCCTCGTCCAACGTACGACGCA includes these proteins:
- a CDS encoding methionine/alanine import family NSS transporter small subunit, whose translation is MSTVSIVMMIISMLVLWGGLVLAIVLLLRNDRRTGHGADPGVGVRPGGEHFTRDL
- the ppgK gene encoding polyphosphate--glucose phosphotransferase, with translation MSDTTQVRFGIDFGGTGIKGAAVDLEAGDFASERTKVDTPEASTPEAVLEIFRSMLDDHPEVTGPVGVTVPGIVRHGVVGLAPNIHPDWQHFDADAFLTEGLGREVHVVNDADAAGLAEAAVGAAKGRSGVVLVTTLGTGIGSALLNDGVLVPNVELGHLEIDGRVAEKWASTKVHKAEGLSYEEWAKRLTVYYRTVERLFSPDLFVVGGGVSASFEKFGHLIDIETEIVPATLQNRAGIVGAALLADN
- a CDS encoding sodium-dependent transporter, with translation MATQDAATTERAKRGAFSSRKVFIFAAIGSAVGLGNIWRFPYVAYENGGGAFLIPYLVALFCAGIPFLYLDYALGHRFRGSAPLSFARLSRPSEALGWWQVGICFMIAVYYAAVLAWALRYTFFSVNQSWGDDPEGFFFGDFLKAGEVGVDLTVVAGVLVPMLLVWLAVIVIMVAGVEKGIGLTSVIGIPVLIVAFLALVVRALFLPGAAEGLEAFFTPDWETLTHAGVWAAAFGQIFFSLSIGFGIMITYSSYVDRDTDMTGSGAVVGLANSSFELLAGIGVFAALGFLAQANGAEVGDVVEGGVGLAFVVFPTIISEAPLGALIGVLFFGSLVIAGLTSLVSVLEVVVSAVRDKFDLSRRLAATVVSVPCAVISLVFFSTASGLYVLDILDHFINQFGILLVATVSMVVVAWSLRALPRLGTHLNVHGSVPLRLWWRLLVGGLVPVALAYMVFDSFKAVVEEPYGGYPTWMIALFGWGAAAAVMVLGYVLAPIPWRKETSLDDPGDEAPPHLDPGPSAQARATGSTRPVEGTDQR
- a CDS encoding MFS transporter is translated as MSDPIIDNLLDTVGDQEVGRAVPRALTPFKVPAYRKLAAALVFSSFASGVWLVALVWEVFRLGGGAAQLSLVSTMAAVGVIIPALLAGVVADRVPQKRILLAVAGVELAGMTVAAVAAYADVSTVGLLAGIAFVTGMAMSFYYPAYSALLPAIVPAEDLMAVNGFEGMVRPTVAQAIGPAAAGAVIGVAAPSLAFAVAAGAMVLALLALTTVPLTPVRRTLDEAHARHPVRSAFTDMGEGMRYMVRTPWLLATLVFACLSVLALMGPLEVLVPVFIKSTLEGDASHHSWVLGAFGIGGAIGSLAMASIRMPRRYLTVMMACWGFGSLPFILIAEATEIWMIVLATFVVGIFFAAPTVIWGTLLQRRVPPELLGRVSSLDFFVSISLMPVSMALVGPLSDLIGVRETFWISALAPALMCVVFWLWARMPADEVAHPLD